GACTTCGGCGGTTTCTGGGGCGAGGAACTCTGCACCCGCGCCGGCGTCGAGAAGACCATGGACATCGCCGAGGCCGGCGACGAGGAGTTCGAGGCCCTCTTCGCGGTGATCGAGGACCTCCGCGAGCGGCTGGCGGCGGCCGACCTCGACCCACAGGTCTACTACGAGGGGAGCGAGGACGGCGAGGCAGATGATGGTGAGGACGAGAACGAGGAGAGCGACGCGGACCGCGGCCTCCGCGTCGACGCGACGCCGATGCCGATGGCCGAGTACGAGGACCGCCCGAGCGACGCCTTCGAGACGTTCACCGAGGCGCTGGACGACTACTTCACCCACTGGGAGGCCGAACCGGATGTCGGGCCCGAGGACGGCGGGGGGCGCGATCGCCCGGACTTCGAGAGCGAGATCGAGAAGCAGAAACGGATCATCGAGCAACAGCAGGGGGCCATCGAGGATTTCGAAGCCGAGGCCGAAGCCGAACGCGAGAAGGCCGAACTGCTGTACGCCGAGTACGATCTGGTCGACGAGATCCTCTCGACGGTGCGGGCGGCCCGCGAGGACGACGTCTCCTGGGACGCCATCGAGGCGAAGTTCGAGGAGGGCGCCGATCGCGGGATCGAGGCCGCCGAAGCGGTTCGGGGCGTCGACGGCAGCGAGGGCACGGTCACGATCGAACTCGGCGACCACCGGATCGACGTGGACGCGAGCATGGGCGTCGAGAAGAACGCCGACCACCGCTACACCGAGGCCAAGCGAATCGAGGAGAAAAAGGAGGGCGCCCAGGCGGCCATCGAGAACACCCGCGAGGAACTCGAGGCAGTCAAAGAGCGCCGAGATCGGTGGGACGCCGAAGACGAGGCCGAGGGGAGCGGCGGCGCGTCCGACGCCGACGGCGACGCCGACGAGGAAGCGGAGACGGTCGACTGGCTCGCCCGGTCGTCGATCCCGATCCGCTCCTCCGAGCAGTGGTACGAGGAGTACCGCTGGTTCCACACGAGCGACGACTTCCTCGTCATCGGCGGGCGCAACGCCGACCAGAACGAGGAACTGGTCAAGAAGTACATGGACGGGGGAGACAAGTTCTTCCACGCCCAGGCCCACGGCGGTCCGGTGACGATCCTCAAGGCGACGGGACCGAGCGAATCGGCCAGGGACGTCGACTTCCCCGACTCGACGCTGCAGGAGGCCGCACAGTTCGCGCTCTCGTACTCCTCGGTCTGGAAGGAGGGCAAATACGCCGACGACGTCTACATGGTCGACCCCGACCAGGTGTCGAAGACGCCCGAGAGCGGCGAGTACCTGGAGAAGGGCGGGTTCGCGGTCCGGGGGGACCGCACGTACTTCGAGGACGTGGCGGCGAGCGTGGCGGTCGGGATCAAGTGCGAACCCGACACCCGGGTGATCGGCGGGCCGCCGTCGGCGATCGAACCGCGCGTCGCGACCAGCATCGAACTCGAACCCGGCCGGTACGCCCAGAACGACGCGGCCAAGATGTGCTACCGGAAGTTCAAGGAGCGCTTCGCCGACGATTCCTTCGTGCGAAAGGTCGCCAGCGCGGACCTGATCCAGGAGTTCCTGCCGCCCGGCGGATCCCGGATCGTCGAGGAGTGACTCGCGACGACCGCCTTCGTCTCCGGCTACTCAGTGCTTGTGCGTGAACAGCAGCGGATTGCCGTCGTGGGTACCGGTACAGAGGTCCATCGCGAAGTCGAGCTCGAGCGAGTTGAAATCCTCCTTGCAGACGATCAGGTTGTCGAAGGGCTCCTCGCAGGCCGGACAGGCCAGGCCCACCGTGTTCTGGTAGATGTTGACCGAGTCGCTCTCCGTGCGGGGCGTCAGCGACGAGATGAGTTCGTCGTAACCGTCCATACAGGAGCAGGTGACCCTGCGGGTATAAATCACACGCCGCCGGCCCCCGCCGGCCCGCGCGAGCGAACGTGTTAAATCGCACTTGGACTAACGAAAGCGCCATGGAACGAGGACGGCGGGTGAGCCACCCGTGCGCCTGATGCTCGTCGCGGGAACGACCCGGACCGCGGAGATCGAGGGGATCAGCGCCGCGGGTGCAGATCCCGATCTGCTGGTCCACACGCCGAGCGCGGACGCCGAGATCGTGGCCTACGGCGAACCCGTCAGGGCGCCGGTCGTGCCGGTGAGCCCGAGCGGCTGTCCGACGCCGGCCGTGATGACTCGCGCCGTGACGGAACTGCTGAACCTGGACGTGACGACGGTCGACGGGGGACTCGCCCAGCCGACCGGCGCGCCGACGGTCACCGTGGGCGCGCGACCGGGCGAGGATATACGCGAGCAGGATCCGGTGTCGACGGCGCCGGGCGCGCTCGCGGCGGCCCGGGAGTTCGGACGAGCGATCCCGGACGACGAGGTGTACCTGGCCGAGACGATTCCCGGTGGGACGACCACGGCGCTCGGCGTCCTCCGCGCCCTCGGTGAGGAGGCCACGGTGTCGTCGTCCCTGCCGGAGAACCCCCTCGCGTTGAAACGCGACGTCGTCGCGGAGGGGCTGGACGCCAGTTCGCTGGAACCGGGCGACGCCGCCGGGGAACCGGCCGTCGCCGTCCGGCGCATGGGCGACCCAGTGCTGGCGACGATCACCGGCCTGCTCCTCGGACTGGTAGAGGGAGACACCGCAGTGACGCTCGCCGGTGGGACTCAGCTTCTGACCGCCGCGGCGCTGGCCCGCCACGCCGGCGTTGAGACGCCGCTGTCGCTCGCCACCACCTCGTTCGTCGCCGAGGACGAGGGCGTCGACCTCCGCGCGGCGGCCCGGGAACTCGACGTCGACCTGACCGTCACCGACCCCGGCTTCGAGGCCCGCGACCACCCGGCGATGGACGCCTACGTCGCCGGCGAGGCAAAGGAGGGCGTCGGGATGGGCGGCGCGCTCGCGCTGGCAGACGCCGCCGGCGTCCCGATGGCCGACGTGCGCGACCGGATCGCGACCGTCTACGACCGACTGCTCGACGACGCCGAACCGGAGGGTGCCCAGCCGTGAGAGGGCTCGTCCTCGGCGGGACCAGTTCCGGCGTCGGCAAGACCGTGGCGACGCTCGCCCTGCTCCGGGCCTTCGCTGACGCCGGCCACTCGGTTCAACCGGCGAAGGCCGGGCCGGACTTCATCGACCCGAGCCACCACGCCGTGGTCGCGGACCGCCCCTCCCGGACGCTGGACGCCTGGATGCAGGGCGAGGACGGCCTCCGGCGCAACTATCACCGCGGCGAGGGCGACGTGTGCGTCGTCGAGGGCGTCATGGGCCTGTACGACGGCGACGGCTCCAGCACCGCGATGGTCGCCGAAGCCCTCGACCTGCCGGTCGTCCTCGTCGTCGACGCGAAGGCGGGGATGGAGAGCGTCGCCGCCACGGCGCTCGGCTTCAGGCAGTACGCCGACCGGATCGGTCGGGAGATCGATGTGGCCGGCGTGATCGCCCAGCGCGCCCACGGCGGTCGGCACGCCGAGGGGATCCGCGAGGCGCTCCCCGACGAACTGACCTACTTCGGGCGAATTCCGCCCACTCCCGATCTGGAGATCCCCGACCGTCACCTCGGCCTGGAGATGGGCGCGGAGTCGCCCGTCGACGACGAGACGCTCGCGGCCGCCGCCGAGCACCTCCGGGTCGAGGCGCTGCTGGACGCCGCGCGGGAGCCGCCGGAAGCCGCCGACCGCCGGGCAGACGACCGTTCCCCCACGGCGGCTCGGGTGGCGGTCGCCGACGACGCGGCCTTCTGCTTTCGCTATCCCGCGACGATCGAACGACTCCGGGCCCGCGCCGAGGTGGTGACGTTCGCGCCGACGGCGGGCGACGACCTGCCCGACTGCGACGGCGTCTACCTCCCCGGTGGCTACCCCGAACTCCACGTCGAGGCGCTGGCCGACGGTCCGGCCCTGGATACGATCGGGGAGCTAGCGAGCGAGGGACTCCCAGTCCTCGGGGAGTGCGGCGGCCTGATGGCGCTGGCCGAGTCGCTGACGACGGCCGATGGCGAGACGGGAGAGATGGCGGGCGTCCTCCCGGCGGAAGTCGAGATGCGCGACCGGTACCAGGCGCTCGATCACGTGGCGTTGCGCGCGACCGACGGGACGCTCACGGCCGACGTAGGCGAATGCCTTCGAGGGCACGAGTTCCACTACAGCCAAGCCACGGTCGGTCGGGACGCCCGATTCGCCTTCGAGGTGGAACGGGGCGACGGCATCGACGGGGAACGGGACGGGCTGACGGAGTACAATACGCTTGGCACCTACGCGCACGTCCACGCCGAGAGCGGCGCGTTCGATCGGTTCGTGGACCGGCTGCGGGAGCGGTCCTCTGTCTGAACCGACCATTTAACCGACATCCGCTCCCGTGCCACCGTGTGCGCACTCGAATACGCAACGGACGGTCGCGAGGGGGGCACCGGTGACGGTTCTCGATCAGTTCCGCGTCGACGGCGACGTCGCACTCGTCACGGGGGCCGCGAGCGGGATCGGGGCGGCCTACGCCGAGGCGATGGCCGAAGCCGGTGCCGACGTCGCCCTCGCGGACATAGACGAATCCGGGCTCGCAGACACCGCCGCGGACCTCCGGGCCGCGACGGACGCGACGGTCCTGCCGATCGAGGCCGACGTGACGGAAGAGGCCGACTGTGAACGAATGGTCGAGCGGACCGTCGACGAACTCGGCGGCCTCGACGCCTGTTTCGCGAACGCCGGCATCTCGGGGCTGGGCAACAAACTCACGAACGTCTCGCTCGAAGACTGGCGGGAGATCAACGGCGTGAACCTCGACGGCGTGTTCCTGACGACCAAAGCGGCGGGTACAGTCATGGAGGAGCAAGGGCACGGCCGACTGGTCGTCACCGCGTCGATGCTCAGCTTCGTCGCCGAACCCGCGATCGGCATCGGGCCCTACGTGGCCTCGAAGGGCGGGGCCAAGCAACTCACGAAACAGCTGGCCGCCGAACTCGCCCCCGCGGTGCGGGTCAACGCCGTCTGTCCGGGCTACGTCCGAACCAGTATCGGTCACGGGCTGTTGAGCGAGACGGCCGCCGAATCCCCGGCCGTCGAAGACCTTCACGACCAAATCGAGGACCGGACGCCGCTCGGTCGATTCGCCCAACCGGCCGAACTCAAGGGGATCGCGCTCTATCTCGCCTCGGAGGCCTCGTCGTACTGTACCGGATCGACCTTCGTCGTCGACGGCGGCTGGACCGCGATCTGAGCCGGCGAGGACCGCCGGTCAGTACACCTCGTCGAGGAACTCACGGATCGCAGCGTTCGCGGCTTCGGGGTTCTCGGTGTTCGAGGAGTGGCCGGCCTCGGGGATCCGTTCCATCCGGGCGTCGGGCAACTGCTCGACCATCGGTTCGGCGCGCTCGGGTTCGATCGAGACGTCCTCTTCGCCGTGGGTGATCAGGACCGGCACCTCGATCTCGTCCAGTCGGTCCTCGACGCCCGGCCGGTGGAGCCAGGACTTGACCTCGTCGTGGACCGCTTCGCCGGGGTAGGTCAGCCATCGGTCTTTCCAGTGCTCGACGAGGTCGGACCGCTCCTCGATCGAGGTCTGTCCGAACAGCATGTGCGAGACGGCTTCGGCCATCGGGTCGGGGACGTCGCCCTGGGCTTTCGCCTCGTCGACCATGTCGCCGTACTGTTGCTGTTCGGCCTCGTCGTGGGGCGTCGCCATGCTGTCGATCAGGACGATGCCGTCGAGCAGGTCCGGGTACCGGAGCGCGAAGCGCAGCGCCATGAACCCGCCCATCGACATGCCGACGAGGACGCAGGAGTCGACGTTCTTCGCGTCCATGAGGGCGCGACAGTCGTCGGCCAGGTCGTCGAGGTCGTACGGGCCCCCGAAGCGGTCGGTGCGGGCCCGGAGGTTGTAGGCGATGGTGCGGTACTCGTCCGAGAGCGCCTCGAGTTGCGGTTCGAACATCGTCCAGTCCATCAGGGTGCCGTGGGCGAACACGACCGCCGGGCCGGTGCCACGCTCTTCTGAGACGGTCTCCGTACGGTGTCGGTACAGTCGCGTCGCCGGGTCGGGATCGTCCGGGAGGTCTGACATGACCCGGACCACGGCGGGCGGCCGTAAAAGGACTGGCCCCCAGTCGTGGGGGTCCAGCGGCGCGGCCAATCCGGCGCGACGCGGATTCTGGCGGGTCTGACGGACGACGGACGCGCGACGGACGGGCCGCAAAACTTAATCGCATCTGCCAAGTCTGTACGGCAATGAGCGATTTGCGCGACCTGCTCGGGGAACTGGTCTCCGACGTGGACGCCGTCTTCCTGTTTTCCCCGAGTTCTTCCTTCTACGAGGACTTCGAGGACGTCGAGGACACGCCGGTCGTGGTCGTCGCCCCGGACGACTCGGTCGGGGCCGACGAGTACGTCGAACTCCCGCTCGAGTTCAACGACGTGGCCAGCCGCGTCCGCTTCGGCGTCGAAGGGGCGCTCGGCCAGGAACTCGTCGAGGACGGCGACGAGATCGCCTGCGCCGTCAAGACCTTCGACGACGACATCGACACGGTGATGCGCGTCCGGGCCAGCGACTTCTCGCCCTCGGGCGTCTACGGCCTGTTCACGAACTCCCGGGCCGATCCGGCGGTCATCCGTGACGTCCTGGAAGTGGCCGTCGAACTCGGGAAGAAAGGCCAGAAGGGCAAACCCGTCGGCGCGCTGTTCGTCGTCGGCGACGCCGGGAAGGTGATGAACAAGTCCCGCCCGCTCTCGTACAACCCCTTCGAGAAGTCCCACGTCCACGTCGGTGACCCGATCGTGAACGTGATGCTCAAGGAGTTCTCCCGGCTGGACGGCGCCTTCGTCATCTCCGATTCGGGGAAGATCGTCTCGGCCTATCGCTACCTCGAACCCTCCGCGGAGGGCGTCGACATCCCGAAAGGCCTCGGCGCGCGACACATGGCGGCGGGAGCGATTACCCGGGACACGAACGCCGTCGCGATCGTGCTCAGCGAGAGCGACGGGCTGGTGCGTGCGTTCAAGGGCGGTGAGCTGATCCTCGAACTGGACCCGGAGGAGTACTGATGGTAACGCTGGAGGCCGCTCTGCGGTACCTGACGAGTTCGCCCTTCCTCGTCGCGAGCGCCATCTTCGTCTTCGGGCTCGTCGCCGGCTACCTGCTGGGCCTGTTGATTCGCCGCCTCCTCCGGGCCATCGGTCTCCCGGAGGTCGTCGAGGGGACGGCCTTCGAGCGCTCCGCTCGCGGACTGGGCACCTCGACGGTCGGCCTGCTCTCGCAACTGGTCGCGTTCTCGGTCTACATCGGCACCACCATCGCCGCGCTCGACGTCGCGGGGTTGCTCCAGATGGTCGCCGTCCTCCCCTTCTTCGCCGCCCTGCTCCCGCAGGTGTTCATCGCCGTGCTGGCGGTCATCGCCGGCCTCGTCGTCGGCGACAAGGCGGCCCTGCTGGTCAGCGAGTACCTCCGGGGCGTCAAACTCCCCGAGGTCGGCGTCATCCCGACGCTCGTGAAGTACAGCATCTTCTACATCGCCGGCCTGATCGCGCTGAACCAGCTCGGCGTCGCGACCCGTGCACTGCTCATCCTGCTCGCGGCGTACGTCTTCGGCATCATCTTCCTCGGTGGGATGGCCTTCCGCGACCTGCTCTCTGCCGGCGCGGCCGGCGTCTACCTCCTCCTGAACGAACCCTACAGCATCGGCGACGAGATCCGCGTCGGTGAACGGACGGGGATCGTCCAGGAGGTCGACCTGTTCGTCACCCACGTGGAGAACGACGGCACCGAGTACATCATCCCGAACCAGCAGATCCTCCGCGACGGGATCGTCCGGATCCGCGACTAAGTGTTAGACTTCCTCGGCCGGCACGCCGGCAACGGTCGTCTCCGGCGGCACGTCCTCGGTGACCAGTGAGTTCGCAGCCACCTGTGCGCCCGCGCCGATCTCGACGCCCGGGAGCACGATGGCGCCCGCCCCGATCATCGCCCGCTCGCGGACGACGATCTCCCCGGTCCGGTACTCGTCCTGCAGGAACTCGTGACAGAGCAGCGTCGCGTCGTAGCCGACGATGGCGTGATCCTCGACCGTTATCAGTTCGGGCCAGAACACGTCGGGCGTCGATTCGAGTCCCCAGGAGACCCCCTCGCCGACGGTGACGCCGATCCGGCGCAGCAGCCAGCTCTTCAGCCGGAGACTGGGCGCGATACGGGCGAGGACGATCACCGCGTAGTTGAGACAGACCACGAGCGGGTTGCGCGCCTCGAGCCAGTGCTGGAGGGAGTTCTTCGGTCCGCCGGTCGCGTGGACGGTCGTGGCCTCGTGGCGCCCGGGCCGGCCGGTGTCTCCCTCGGCGCCGCCGGTGACGTCCCCATCGGCCGCCCCCGCGCCGGCCGAACCGGGATCTGATTCGTCGGTCACGACAGAGCGGTTCGACGGCGACGGATATCAAAGGTACCCATCGACGCACTCGTAGTCGGTCCCTACCCGGGGTATATACTGCATAGTAACCTGTGAGGACGGCGTCGAATCCGGAAAACACATGAAGTCGACCACGCCCGCCACGCAGCGCGAACCGAGCTACGAGATTCGGGGCTTCCAGGCGGGGGACGACGAACGGTTCCTCGACCTCCACGGGACGGTCTGGGGGCGACGGCGCCACGCCGACTGGTTCGACTGGCGGTTCCGCGACAATCCAGCGGCAGACGGCGTCCGCATCGTCTTCGCGGAGCGCGACGGCGAGCTCGTCGGCGCCGAACCCGTCCTCCCCTACCGGCTCTCGATCGGCGGCGAGACGGTGACGGCTCTCCAGCCGGTCGACTGGATCGTCCATCCCGACCACCGGGGCGAGGGGCTGGCGACGCGGATGACCGAGGCGCGGATCGATCGCGACGGCGACGCCGCGCTGTACTTCAACTTCCCGTCGCCGCCACTGCGGCCGCTTCTGACGAAACTCGGCTGGCGGACCGTCGGCCGGACGACGACCTACTACCGGGTGCAGGATCCGCCGGCGGTCGCCCGGCGACGGGGTGGCGGTCGCCGGGCTCGCATCGCAGCGACGCTCGCGACGCCGCTCGCACGCGGATATCTCGGGACCCGCGACTGGCTGGCGGACGCGCCGACGGACGTGGCGGTCGAACGCATCGACGGCGTTCCGACGGTGACGCTCGCGGACCTCTACCGCCGGTCCGTGCCGGACCGGATCCACGTCGTCCGGGACGAATCCTTTCTCGACTGGCGGTTCGCCAACCCCGACTGGACGGTCCGGACGTATCTGGCCCGCCGGGACGGACGACTCGTGGGCAGCCTCGTCACCTGTACTGAAAGCGGTTCGGGGGCGCGAACCACGCTGCTCGCCGACGCCCTGCCGCTGGCTGGCGGGAGCCGAGCCGCCTTCGCCGCGCTCGTCGGTGCCGCGGTGGCCGACGCCCCGCGGGCGGCCGTCCTGACGGC
Above is a genomic segment from Halorientalis sp. LT38 containing:
- the rqcH gene encoding ribosome rescue protein RqcH is translated as MDRKRELTSVDLAALCGELGAYEGAKVDKVYLYDDGLVRFRMRDFDRGRVELLVDIGETKHLRVADAENVPDAPGRPPNFAMMLRNRLSGADLVGVEQYGFDRIVTLEFERGDEDTTVVAELFGDGNIAVLDETGKVVDCLDTVRLKSRTVAPGSPYEFPSSRFNPLEAEYEAFAEQMADSDTDVVRTLATQLDFGGFWGEELCTRAGVEKTMDIAEAGDEEFEALFAVIEDLRERLAAADLDPQVYYEGSEDGEADDGEDENEESDADRGLRVDATPMPMAEYEDRPSDAFETFTEALDDYFTHWEAEPDVGPEDGGGRDRPDFESEIEKQKRIIEQQQGAIEDFEAEAEAEREKAELLYAEYDLVDEILSTVRAAREDDVSWDAIEAKFEEGADRGIEAAEAVRGVDGSEGTVTIELGDHRIDVDASMGVEKNADHRYTEAKRIEEKKEGAQAAIENTREELEAVKERRDRWDAEDEAEGSGGASDADGDADEEAETVDWLARSSIPIRSSEQWYEEYRWFHTSDDFLVIGGRNADQNEELVKKYMDGGDKFFHAQAHGGPVTILKATGPSESARDVDFPDSTLQEAAQFALSYSSVWKEGKYADDVYMVDPDQVSKTPESGEYLEKGGFAVRGDRTYFEDVAASVAVGIKCEPDTRVIGGPPSAIEPRVATSIELEPGRYAQNDAAKMCYRKFKERFADDSFVRKVASADLIQEFLPPGGSRIVEE
- a CDS encoding DUF7385 family protein, producing the protein MDGYDELISSLTPRTESDSVNIYQNTVGLACPACEEPFDNLIVCKEDFNSLELDFAMDLCTGTHDGNPLLFTHKH
- a CDS encoding nicotinate-nucleotide--dimethylbenzimidazole phosphoribosyltransferase produces the protein MLVAGTTRTAEIEGISAAGADPDLLVHTPSADAEIVAYGEPVRAPVVPVSPSGCPTPAVMTRAVTELLNLDVTTVDGGLAQPTGAPTVTVGARPGEDIREQDPVSTAPGALAAAREFGRAIPDDEVYLAETIPGGTTTALGVLRALGEEATVSSSLPENPLALKRDVVAEGLDASSLEPGDAAGEPAVAVRRMGDPVLATITGLLLGLVEGDTAVTLAGGTQLLTAAALARHAGVETPLSLATTSFVAEDEGVDLRAAARELDVDLTVTDPGFEARDHPAMDAYVAGEAKEGVGMGGALALADAAGVPMADVRDRIATVYDRLLDDAEPEGAQP
- a CDS encoding cobyrinic acid a,c-diamide synthase; protein product: MRGLVLGGTSSGVGKTVATLALLRAFADAGHSVQPAKAGPDFIDPSHHAVVADRPSRTLDAWMQGEDGLRRNYHRGEGDVCVVEGVMGLYDGDGSSTAMVAEALDLPVVLVVDAKAGMESVAATALGFRQYADRIGREIDVAGVIAQRAHGGRHAEGIREALPDELTYFGRIPPTPDLEIPDRHLGLEMGAESPVDDETLAAAAEHLRVEALLDAAREPPEAADRRADDRSPTAARVAVADDAAFCFRYPATIERLRARAEVVTFAPTAGDDLPDCDGVYLPGGYPELHVEALADGPALDTIGELASEGLPVLGECGGLMALAESLTTADGETGEMAGVLPAEVEMRDRYQALDHVALRATDGTLTADVGECLRGHEFHYSQATVGRDARFAFEVERGDGIDGERDGLTEYNTLGTYAHVHAESGAFDRFVDRLRERSSV
- a CDS encoding SDR family NAD(P)-dependent oxidoreductase, coding for MTVLDQFRVDGDVALVTGAASGIGAAYAEAMAEAGADVALADIDESGLADTAADLRAATDATVLPIEADVTEEADCERMVERTVDELGGLDACFANAGISGLGNKLTNVSLEDWREINGVNLDGVFLTTKAAGTVMEEQGHGRLVVTASMLSFVAEPAIGIGPYVASKGGAKQLTKQLAAELAPAVRVNAVCPGYVRTSIGHGLLSETAAESPAVEDLHDQIEDRTPLGRFAQPAELKGIALYLASEASSYCTGSTFVVDGGWTAI
- a CDS encoding alpha/beta fold hydrolase; this encodes MSDLPDDPDPATRLYRHRTETVSEERGTGPAVVFAHGTLMDWTMFEPQLEALSDEYRTIAYNLRARTDRFGGPYDLDDLADDCRALMDAKNVDSCVLVGMSMGGFMALRFALRYPDLLDGIVLIDSMATPHDEAEQQQYGDMVDEAKAQGDVPDPMAEAVSHMLFGQTSIEERSDLVEHWKDRWLTYPGEAVHDEVKSWLHRPGVEDRLDEIEVPVLITHGEEDVSIEPERAEPMVEQLPDARMERIPEAGHSSNTENPEAANAAIREFLDEVY
- the dacZ gene encoding diadenylate cyclase DacZ, with the translated sequence MSDLRDLLGELVSDVDAVFLFSPSSSFYEDFEDVEDTPVVVVAPDDSVGADEYVELPLEFNDVASRVRFGVEGALGQELVEDGDEIACAVKTFDDDIDTVMRVRASDFSPSGVYGLFTNSRADPAVIRDVLEVAVELGKKGQKGKPVGALFVVGDAGKVMNKSRPLSYNPFEKSHVHVGDPIVNVMLKEFSRLDGAFVISDSGKIVSAYRYLEPSAEGVDIPKGLGARHMAAGAITRDTNAVAIVLSESDGLVRAFKGGELILELDPEEY
- a CDS encoding mechanosensitive ion channel domain-containing protein; its protein translation is MVTLEAALRYLTSSPFLVASAIFVFGLVAGYLLGLLIRRLLRAIGLPEVVEGTAFERSARGLGTSTVGLLSQLVAFSVYIGTTIAALDVAGLLQMVAVLPFFAALLPQVFIAVLAVIAGLVVGDKAALLVSEYLRGVKLPEVGVIPTLVKYSIFYIAGLIALNQLGVATRALLILLAAYVFGIIFLGGMAFRDLLSAGAAGVYLLLNEPYSIGDEIRVGERTGIVQEVDLFVTHVENDGTEYIIPNQQILRDGIVRIRD
- a CDS encoding acyltransferase, with amino-acid sequence MTDESDPGSAGAGAADGDVTGGAEGDTGRPGRHEATTVHATGGPKNSLQHWLEARNPLVVCLNYAVIVLARIAPSLRLKSWLLRRIGVTVGEGVSWGLESTPDVFWPELITVEDHAIVGYDATLLCHEFLQDEYRTGEIVVRERAMIGAGAIVLPGVEIGAGAQVAANSLVTEDVPPETTVAGVPAEEV
- a CDS encoding GNAT family N-acetyltransferase gives rise to the protein MKSTTPATQREPSYEIRGFQAGDDERFLDLHGTVWGRRRHADWFDWRFRDNPAADGVRIVFAERDGELVGAEPVLPYRLSIGGETVTALQPVDWIVHPDHRGEGLATRMTEARIDRDGDAALYFNFPSPPLRPLLTKLGWRTVGRTTTYYRVQDPPAVARRRGGGRRARIAATLATPLARGYLGTRDWLADAPTDVAVERIDGVPTVTLADLYRRSVPDRIHVVRDESFLDWRFANPDWTVRTYLARRDGRLVGSLVTCTESGSGARTTLLADALPLAGGSRAAFAALVGAAVADAPRAAVLTATANPIPPAVLAHHGFVADDRFPLSRFGTDTTHVARPLPEPDGNWQLGGVELDAAENWQLSLSDQDVA